The sequence below is a genomic window from Campylobacter ornithocola.
TCCAGGTGAGCCAAAAATTTTAAAAGATGAAATAGTTGAGATTAAAAAATTAGCAGAAGCTAAAATTCCTATGCTTGGTATTTGCTTAGGACATCAACTTTTAAGCAATGCTTTTGGTTACGAAACTTATAAGATGAAATTTGGTCAACATGGAGCAAATCATCCTGTAATTAATCTTGCTAATAACACAGTGGAGATTACAGCACAAAATCACAACTATAATATTCCTGAAGAAATCGCAGAAGTTGCAATTATTACTCATAGAAATTTATTTGGCGATAATGTAGAAGGTGTAAGATATAAAAATTATCCTATTATTTCAGTGCAACATCATCCAGAAAGTTCCTCAGGACCCCATGAGAGTAAATATATTTTTAAAGAATTTTTAGAGCTTTTGTGAATTTAGATTTTATTGCTTTGGCGAGTATAGCTTTTCTTTCTAGTTTTGGACATTGTTATGGAATGTGTGGAGGTTTTGTTTTAGCTTATACTCAGCTTTCAAAGCAAATTAAACTCCCTTTTTTTCTTTTAGTTTTTTCTTATCATATTTCAAGAATTTTAGCTTATGTGTGTTTGGGTATATTTTTTGGTTTTTTTGGGAGCTTATTGTCTTTTACTGAATTTGCAAAAGGGATGATGTTTTTTATAATCGGAATTTTTATGATGACTTTGGCTTTTGCTTTGATATTTAAGGGAAAGCTTTTGGCTTTTTTTGAAGATTCTTTATTTTTTGATTGTATTATTAAAAAAAATATTTCTAAGTTAATTCAAAATAAGTCTTTAAAAAGCACTCTTTTTTTAGGGTTTTTAAATGGTTTTGTGCCTTGTGGATTAGTGTATTTTTATATAGCTTTTGGTATGAGTGTGCAAAATGTTTATTTATCAGCATTAATTATGCTTGTTTTTGGTCTTTCAACTTTACCAGCATTGGTATTTTTTGCTTTTTTTTCTAAAACATTAAATGAAAAATTCCAAAAAACAGCTAGTTTAATTTCTTATATTTTAATCTTTCTTTATGGGTTGTATTTTTCTTATACGGGTTTTATATTTACAAAGTAATTTATTAACAAATAATTAATAAATATGTTTTTTAAGCTAAAAAAGATATTAAATATCATATAATATAATGATTGCATAATTGCATAAAAAAACTTAAGGAGAGGAAATGCACCCAGGAAATGCATTAAACTATGACTATACGGTTGCTAAATACTTTATGTTTGCTACCTTATTGTTTGGTATTATTGGTATGGCTATTGGAACGCTTATTGCCTTTCAAATGGCTTATCCAGATTTAAACTATTTAGCTGGTGAATATGGTACTTTTTCAAGACTTAGACCATTGCACACTTCAGGTGTAATTTTTGGTTTTATGCTCTCAGGAATTTGGGCTACTTGGTATTATATTGGTCAGCGTGTATTAAAAGTTAGTATGGCAGAATCAAGCTTTTTAATGTTTGTAGGTAAATTGCATTTTTGGCTTTATATGATCACTATGATTATAGCTGTTATTACTTTATTTGCTGGTGTTAGCACTTCAAAAGAATATGCAGAGCTTGAATGGCCACTTGATATATTGGTAGTTTTAGTTTGGGTTTTATGGGGTGTAAGTATTTTTGGACTTATTGGAATTCGCCGTGAAAAAACTTTATATGTTTCACTTTGGTACTATATAGCTACTTTTTTAGGTATAGCAATGCTTTATTTGTTTAACAATATGGCTGTGCCTACATATTTTGTAAGTGGAATGGGTGATTGGTGGCATAGTGTTTCTATGTATGCAGGAACTAATGATGCGTTGGTACAATGGTGGTATGGACATAATGCAGTTGCATTTGTATTTACTGTTGGTATTATTGCACAAATTTATTATTTTCTACCAAAAGAAAGTGGCCAGCCAATTTTCTCTTATAAATTATCTTTATTTGCGTTTTGGGGATTAATGTTTGTTTATCTATGGGCAGGTGGACACCATTTGATTTATTCAACTGTGCCTGATTGGATGCAAACTATGGGTTCTGTTTTTTCAATTGTTCTTATTTTGCCTTCTTGGGGTTCAGCAATTAATATCTTACTTACCATGAAAGGTGAGTGGAGTCAATTAAGAGAAAGTCCATTAATTAAATTTATGATTTTAGCTTCAACTTTCTATATGTTTTCAACTTTAGAGGGTCCAATTCTTTCTATTAAATCAGTTAATGCATTAGCACACTTTACAGATTGGATTCCAGGTCACGTTCACGATGGTACTTTGGGTTGGGTTGGCTTTATGACTATGGCTGCACTTTATCACATGGTTCCTAGAATGTTCAAAAGAGAACTATATAGTAAATCATTAATGGAAGCTCAATTTTGGATTCAAACTACAGGTATAGTATTATATTTTAGCTCTATGTGGATAGCAGGTATAACTCAAGGTATGATGTGGAGAGCAACTGATGAGTACGGTAATTTACTTTATACTTTCATTGATACTGTTGAGGCCATTATTCCTTATTATTGGATTAGAGCTATAGGTGGCTTGTTATACTTAGTAGGATTTTTCATGTTTGTTTATAATATTTATAAATCAATTTCAGTGGGTAAAGTACTTGACAAAGAACCAAAAAGTGCTTCACCTATGGCAGCATAAGGAGGAAAAATATGTTTAGTTGGTTAGAAAAAAATCCATTCTTTTTTGCTGTAGCAGTATTTATTGTAATTGCGTATGCAGGTATCGTAGAGGTATTGCCTGATTTTGCTCAAAATGCAAGACCAATTGAAGGTAAAAAACCTTACACTGTTTTACAACTTGCAGGGCGTAATGCTTATATTAAAGAAAGTTGTAATGCATGTCATTCACAACTTATTCGTCCTTTTAAATCAGAAACAGATCGTTATGGTATGTACTCAGTTAGTGGTGAGTATGCTTATGATAGACCATTTTTATGGGGTTCAAAAAGAACAGGACCTGATTTATTACGTGTGGGAAATTTTAGAACTACTGATTGGCATGAAAATCACATGTGGGATCCAATATCTGTAGTACCTGGTTCTATTATGCCAGCTTATAAGCATATGTTTAGTAATAATGCAAATATAGAAACAGCTTACGCAGAAGCACTAACTGTAAAAAAAGTTTTCAATGTACCTTATGATACAGAAAATGGTACAAAACTTGGTACTTGGGAAGAAGCTCAAGCAGAAGTTAAAGCAGAAGCTCAAGCTATAGTAGATCAAATGAAAAATCAAGATGTTAAAGATGCGTTTGCTAGAGGCGAAATTAGAGAAATTGTAGCTTTAATAGCATATCTTAATAGCTTAAAATAGGAAAAACCCATGGATTTAGAACTAATAAGAGAGCTACAAGCTTATGGTTTTTTTGCTCTTGTAGTGTTTTTAGTGGTAGTTTTGTATTCTTATTGGTATCATTTATATAGATCTGAAAAAACAGGTAGAAGAAACTATGAAAAATACGCTGATTTAGCATTACATGATGATATCAGCGATCGTGTTTTAGAGCAAAATAAAAGGAGTGCTTAATGCAATGGTTGAACTTACAAGATAATGTTAATTTATTATCTTTTATTGGAGCAATTCTTATCATTTTAATTACACTTGTTGTGGTAGGAAAATTGTTTAAAAGTATGAAAGAAGAAAAAAGCCAAGGTGAGCTAAGTGAGCATAGTTGGGATGGTATAGGTGAGTTTAAAAATCCTATACCACTTGGTTGGGCTGTTGTATTTTTCTTAGCTATAATATGGTGTATATGGTATTTCCTTTGGGGGTATCCTTTAAATAGTTATTCTCAAATTGGTGAATACAATAAGGAAGTGCAAGCACATAATGAAAAATTCGCACAAAAATTTGCTAATTTAAGTGCACAAGATAAACAAGAAATGGGTAAAAATATTTTCTTAGTTCAATGTTCTTCTTGTCATGGAATTACTGGTGATGGTATCAATGGAAAGGCACAAAATCTTAATATTTGGGGCTCAGAAGAAGGACTTATAGAGGTAATTACTAAAGGTTCAAAAGGTATGAATTATCCTATGGGTGAAATGCTAAGTGCAGCAGATAATGGTATAGATGAAACTGATGTTCCAGCTATTGCAGCTTATGTTGCTTCTGAAATTTCAGCAATTAAAAAAACTGAAAATCCTCAACTTGTAGCAAAAGGAAAGGAGCTTTTTGTAACTTGTACAGTATGTCATGGTGAAGATGGAAAAGGAACTATTGATGGTCAATTAGTAGCTCCAGATTTAACAAAATATGGCACTGCTGAATTTGTGGTAGAAGTTTTAAATCGTGGTAAAGCAGGTAGTATAGGTGTAATGCCTCATTTTAATAATGGTTTATTAAACGAGCTTCAAAAAGAAGCAGTTGGCGAATATACAATTTCTCTTTCAAGGGGTGAATAATGGAAAATTCAAATAGATGTGTATTTTCACTTTCAGGTGTTAGTGGAATGTTAATAGCAACTGTTTTATTGTTATCAATTTTAGCTGGACTTACTGTTTGGGGTCTTAAGGCACAACAAGATGTTATGCAAAAACCTTATAAAATAGAAAATGCAGAGCAAATCAAAATGTTTGACTCTAAAAGAGAAGAGCATATCGTTATAAAGGAATGATTATGGTAAAAGTTCTTGAATACTTAATTATAGCTGGCTTAGTTGTGGCAGCAGGAATTACTGCTTGGTCGGTTTTAACTGTAAATCATCTTTTTATAGGATGAAAAATACATTAAAAGGCGGTTTTTTTTTAACCGCCATTTTTATTTGTTTTACTAATTTCTTGCATGCTGAAATATTATTAAATGATAACATTTTAAACACTGCAATAGAGCAAAATATCACTTCAAGTTCTAAACAAATTCGTGAATTAACTGGAGTAAATATAGCTTTAGCATTAAGCAATAAAAAAGACTTTGAAAGCTTAAAAAGCTATGAAGCTAATTTGAGCAAGCCATATATTTTACTTGTATTTTCTAAAGCTTCGCATAAGGTAGATATACTTGCAAGTGATGATGCTATGAAGTATTTTGATAAAGAAGGTGTCTTAAGTCCTTATCCTGAAAAAGGAACGATTTTACCTATACTTGCAAATCCTAAACAAAAAGACATTTATAACGCTGCTATTTTAAATGGTTATGCAGATATAGCCGATCAGGTAGCAAATCATTTTAATATAAAGCCTTTTTATGGAAATTCAAATCGTGATACTTTAAATATCATGAGAATTTTAATCTATGGCTTTTTATGTGTTGCAATTTTAATGTTGGTTCAAAGAAAAGTCAGAAGGAGAAAATAAAATGCAAAATCAAAAAACATTTTGGCCTTATGGTATTTTGATTTCTTTAGGACTTATCGTTGTAGCTTGTATTGTTACGATTTTTATCGCAAGCAAGGCTCCTGTATATGAAGATAATTTTTATTTTGATTCTTATCAAAATGTAGAATTAAATTACAATGAAATTCAAAATAGACAAAAGACCTTTGATGAAAATTTTAAACTAGATATCAAGGATAAAGAAAGTTTTGTACATAAGAAAAATCAAGTTTATTATATTAACGAAGGTCAAAATGAACTTAGGATTGCAATTGAAAATTTAAAAGATTACAACTTAAATAAACTTCAAATCCAAACTTTGCTTTCGCGTCCACATACAAACATAAGTGATGAGAATTTACAAGCAAGATTAGATGGAAGTGATTTGGTGTTTGATTTTAATATCAAAGAAAAAGGTGTTTGGCAGGTGCTTTTAAAAATCACTCAAGATGAAAATAGTGTAGGATTTTTTAAATTCTTTTTGCAAACTAGATAATGAAGCTTTTTGTATTTAGCTCACTAAGAGCTTTAAGGAAGTATTATGAGAAAAAATTACAGATTGATAGTTTAGTAGAACCGGCTATGAGTGTAGCCGAATTTATGCAAAAATTAGTTTTTTCTCCACATTTTCAAGCAACGCATTATGAATGTTTGCTTTTGATGAAAAAGGCTTGCGAACAAACTAAAAATTTAGAGCAAAGTTTAAAAATACCGAGTAATTTTTTTGCTTTCTTAAAAAACAATGCTTATTTATTTAGTTTCTTTAAAGAGCTTAGTTTAGAAAAAAAAGATATTAACTCGTTAAAATTTCATGATGCTTACACACAATACGATGAACACTTGCAAATTTTAGAAGAACTTTTTAAAAATTATCTTGCTTTATTAAAAGAACAAAATCTATACGATGATATTTCTTTGCCGCTAGATTATGAAATTAATAGTGATTTTTTGAAAAATTATGATGAGATTATTTTTGATTTTCAAGGTTTTTTAAATGCTTTTGAAGTGGAGCTTTTGTTAAAAGTTAAGGGAATACTTCCTCTTAAAATGCAGTTTAATTGTACTAAATTTAATAAAGATTTTTTAAACACTCTTAGCTTTTTACAAGGACTTTCTCTTAAGGAAAATCATACTTATTTGTTTGATTTAAATCAAAAAATAATTTTAAAAGAAGAGTGCTTTTTCAAAGAAAGCAAAATTAGCTATAAAAGTTTTCATCTAAGATCTTTACAAGCTGCTTTTGTTTTTGAAAAAATTAATTCTTTTTTAAAAGCCGGTATAAGTGCAAAAGATATTGTGGTAATTACTCCTGATGAGAATTTTGTAGATATTTTAAGACTTTATGATAAAAATAATGTTTTAAACTATGCAAGTGGAGAAAGTATCAAAAACACACTTTTTTATCATAGATTAAAGTCTTTGTATGAAAGTGCTAAAGATGATGAGTTTGAGTATGAAGAAAATGAAGAGTTTTATGAAAGGTGTAGTTTAAACAAACATTTGTGTAATTTACACTTTTTCCCTTCTAGTATTGATTTTGTAGAATTTAAAAAGTTTTTTGATGAAAATATTTCTTTTGAATTTTTTGAGAATTTTATTTTTAATTTACTAGAAGATAGCGATGAGGAATTAAAAAATTATATACATCAAGAGCTTATTTTTATCAAAGAGCTTGTAAAAACACACGAATTAAGCTTTGTGCAAATTTTAGAATTATTTTTTATGCAAATTGATGGTGTAAAATTAAGCAGTGTTGGTGGTGGTGAAGTTACTGTAATGGGACTTTTAGAAAGTAGGGGACTTAGATATGATGGGGTAATTATAGTTGATTTTAATGATGAATTTATCCCAAAAAGAGTTTCAAGCGAATTATTTTTAAACAATGAAATTCGCAAAAAAG
It includes:
- a CDS encoding sulfite exporter TauE/SafE family protein, which gives rise to MNLDFIALASIAFLSSFGHCYGMCGGFVLAYTQLSKQIKLPFFLLVFSYHISRILAYVCLGIFFGFFGSLLSFTEFAKGMMFFIIGIFMMTLAFALIFKGKLLAFFEDSLFFDCIIKKNISKLIQNKSLKSTLFLGFLNGFVPCGLVYFYIAFGMSVQNVYLSALIMLVFGLSTLPALVFFAFFSKTLNEKFQKTASLISYILIFLYGLYFSYTGFIFTK
- the ccoN gene encoding cytochrome-c oxidase, cbb3-type subunit I, with product MHPGNALNYDYTVAKYFMFATLLFGIIGMAIGTLIAFQMAYPDLNYLAGEYGTFSRLRPLHTSGVIFGFMLSGIWATWYYIGQRVLKVSMAESSFLMFVGKLHFWLYMITMIIAVITLFAGVSTSKEYAELEWPLDILVVLVWVLWGVSIFGLIGIRREKTLYVSLWYYIATFLGIAMLYLFNNMAVPTYFVSGMGDWWHSVSMYAGTNDALVQWWYGHNAVAFVFTVGIIAQIYYFLPKESGQPIFSYKLSLFAFWGLMFVYLWAGGHHLIYSTVPDWMQTMGSVFSIVLILPSWGSAINILLTMKGEWSQLRESPLIKFMILASTFYMFSTLEGPILSIKSVNALAHFTDWIPGHVHDGTLGWVGFMTMAALYHMVPRMFKRELYSKSLMEAQFWIQTTGIVLYFSSMWIAGITQGMMWRATDEYGNLLYTFIDTVEAIIPYYWIRAIGGLLYLVGFFMFVYNIYKSISVGKVLDKEPKSASPMAA
- the ccoO gene encoding cytochrome-c oxidase, cbb3-type subunit II, whose translation is MFSWLEKNPFFFAVAVFIVIAYAGIVEVLPDFAQNARPIEGKKPYTVLQLAGRNAYIKESCNACHSQLIRPFKSETDRYGMYSVSGEYAYDRPFLWGSKRTGPDLLRVGNFRTTDWHENHMWDPISVVPGSIMPAYKHMFSNNANIETAYAEALTVKKVFNVPYDTENGTKLGTWEEAQAEVKAEAQAIVDQMKNQDVKDAFARGEIREIVALIAYLNSLK
- a CDS encoding cytochrome c oxidase, cbb3-type, CcoQ subunit; its protein translation is MDLELIRELQAYGFFALVVFLVVVLYSYWYHLYRSEKTGRRNYEKYADLALHDDISDRVLEQNKRSA
- the ccoP gene encoding cytochrome-c oxidase, cbb3-type subunit III gives rise to the protein MQWLNLQDNVNLLSFIGAILIILITLVVVGKLFKSMKEEKSQGELSEHSWDGIGEFKNPIPLGWAVVFFLAIIWCIWYFLWGYPLNSYSQIGEYNKEVQAHNEKFAQKFANLSAQDKQEMGKNIFLVQCSSCHGITGDGINGKAQNLNIWGSEEGLIEVITKGSKGMNYPMGEMLSAADNGIDETDVPAIAAYVASEISAIKKTENPQLVAKGKELFVTCTVCHGEDGKGTIDGQLVAPDLTKYGTAEFVVEVLNRGKAGSIGVMPHFNNGLLNELQKEAVGEYTISLSRGE
- a CDS encoding DUF4006 family protein, with the protein product MENSNRCVFSLSGVSGMLIATVLLLSILAGLTVWGLKAQQDVMQKPYKIENAEQIKMFDSKREEHIVIKE
- a CDS encoding FixH family protein, with the protein product MQNQKTFWPYGILISLGLIVVACIVTIFIASKAPVYEDNFYFDSYQNVELNYNEIQNRQKTFDENFKLDIKDKESFVHKKNQVYYINEGQNELRIAIENLKDYNLNKLQIQTLLSRPHTNISDENLQARLDGSDLVFDFNIKEKGVWQVLLKITQDENSVGFFKFFLQTR
- a CDS encoding PD-(D/E)XK nuclease family protein, translated to MKLFVFSSLRALRKYYEKKLQIDSLVEPAMSVAEFMQKLVFSPHFQATHYECLLLMKKACEQTKNLEQSLKIPSNFFAFLKNNAYLFSFFKELSLEKKDINSLKFHDAYTQYDEHLQILEELFKNYLALLKEQNLYDDISLPLDYEINSDFLKNYDEIIFDFQGFLNAFEVELLLKVKGILPLKMQFNCTKFNKDFLNTLSFLQGLSLKENHTYLFDLNQKIILKEECFFKESKISYKSFHLRSLQAAFVFEKINSFLKAGISAKDIVVITPDENFVDILRLYDKNNVLNYASGESIKNTLFYHRLKSLYESAKDDEFEYEENEEFYERCSLNKHLCNLHFFPSSIDFVEFKKFFDENISFEFFENFIFNLLEDSDEELKNYIHQELIFIKELVKTHELSFVQILELFFMQIDGVKLSSVGGGEVTVMGLLESRGLRYDGVIIVDFNDEFIPKRVSSELFLNNEIRKKAGLITHTQRENLQRHYYCTLIAKAKLVGISYVENEEKIKSRFLNELEFPLYEDKTYSNNAYVKYFQTYPCTFNLEPIVSIKAKHDYFQSDLSFSRFHLLVHYGLDYYYKYVLRLKEPKTLDDTLRANELGSFIHKALELYYTQKSKNHFDYEIFMQVVKSIKQYRVDALNLALIQTIFKEFQTLENEHFKQGYVVEKCEFNPPRKEFITENGVKIHAIGFLDRVDNNGNERLIIDYKSGKADEKSYQLAFYKFLLENQNTLLNTKACFYDLKNIKIIHENAKSKSVQELKDLLNELAKEPLEKEFFNQKNDNTYSPYTMLYKKEFKL